Proteins from a genomic interval of Scomber scombrus chromosome 11, fScoSco1.1, whole genome shotgun sequence:
- the LOC133990632 gene encoding crystallin J1A-like, which translates to MAAALANRAIGAIVGSAVADAAAQPLHWVYDLQKLQGILAQDPNPEFRSESANPFYRRQTGQQSCYGDQAYVLLESLSECGGLNVDDLKRRTLKFFGPGSEYDTPVNDPYRERGGPRPQLPIEGPWRHGSLKNFLKNVDAGKEETGCETDCQIDGIAKLAPIVAFYAGKPDMLEKVEQAVRVTQNNDACLAETLAAARFLEHFILNGPDPKALDTVLDQLNDPNRKQPQDLDKAVVGHIVQVKENLSKTPQELIPTVFPNTUGLPGAFQAALHGVLTGKQYEQAVRGTMSCGGCTSSRGSFIGACLGAQIGLEGIPSSWTAKTLRYDSLLDHAKKITKHHQ; encoded by the exons ATGGCTGCAGCTCTGGCCAACAGAGCAATAGGAGCCATCGTAGGATCAGCAGTTGCAGATGCAGcag CGCAGCCCCTCCACTGGGTCTATGACCTTCAGAAGCTGCAGGGGATTCTGGCTCAGGATCCAAACCCTGAATTTCGCTCCGAGTCGGCCAACCCATTCTACAGGAGGCAGACGGGCCAGCAGAGTTGCTATGGAGACCAGGCTTATGTCTTGCTGGAGTCCTTGTCCGAATGTGGAG GTCTAAATGTTGACGATCTGAAGCGGCGCACCCTGAAATTCTTTGGACCTGGATCAGAGTATGATACACCTGTCAACGATccttacagagagagaggag GGCCAAGACCTCAGCTGCCTATCGAGGGACCATGGAGACATGGAAGTTTGAAGAACTTCCTGAAGAACGTGGATGCTGGCAAAGAAGAGACAG gCTGTGAGACTGACTGTCAGATTGATGGAATAGCCAAACTGGCTCCCATAGTGGCTTTTTATGCAGGAAAGCCGGACATGCTGGAGAAGGTTGAGCAGGCCGTTCGTGTCACCCAGAATAACGATGCATGTCTGGCAGAGACACTGGCAGCTGCAAG ATTCCTGGAGCATTTCATCCTGAATGGTCCTGATCCAAAAGCCTTGGACACAGTGCTCGATCAGCTTAATGACCCAAACAGGAAGCAGCCACAGGATCTGGACAAAGCAGTTGTTG GGCACATTGTTCAGGTGAAGGAGAATTTATCCAAGACTCCCCAGGAGCTAATCCCCACTGTGTTTCCAAACACATGAG GTTTGCCAGGTGCGTTCCAAGCAGCGCTGCACGGAGTCCTGACAGGCAAGCAGTATGAGCAGGCTGTCAGAGGCACCATGAGCTGTGGGGGATGCACCAGTAGCAGAGGATCCTTCATTGGGGCCTGTCTGGGTGCTCAG ATTGGATTGGAGGGAATTCCATCTTCCTGGACAGCCAAAACCCTGCGATATGATTCACTGTTGGATCATGCCAAGAAGATAACTAAACACCACCAGTAG